The following coding sequences are from one Musa acuminata AAA Group cultivar baxijiao chromosome BXJ1-6, Cavendish_Baxijiao_AAA, whole genome shotgun sequence window:
- the LOC135676724 gene encoding E3 ubiquitin-protein ligase RDUF1-like, with the protein METAPSFWCYRCGRFVRLWPRAAVVCPDCGGGFLEEVDGPSRAPPLYAAVPQPQRRRFPSPATDSAAFERPHQPSELRVRRNRRAPTGNRSPFNPVIVLRSPPDVRGDADGATSNNFELYYDDGAGSGLRPLPESVSDFLMDSGFERLLDQLAHIEINGTGVSRVLAHLPASKAAIESMPTIEISDGHIIRESHCAVCKEPFVFGTEACEMPCKHIYHQDCILPWLSLRNSCPVCRHEMPMDVPEEDDNGEEMVGLTIWRLPGGGFAVGRYTGGRRAEGELPVVYTEMDGELNSRMAPRRMSSSSRGSRPREDGGISVFSFFRHLRSPSSSLRLSSEPLPTYTPLLTRRRSSRRRNTNWGLEAGNANTIARS; encoded by the coding sequence ATGGAGACGGCGCCGTCGTTCTGGTGCTACCGCTGCGGTCGCTTCGTCAGGCTTTGGCCCCGGGCCGCCGTTGTCTGCCCTGACTGCGGCGGCGGCTTCCTCGAGGAGGTGGACGGGCCTTCTCGTGCTCCTCCTCTCTACGCGGCTGTCCCACAGCCTCAGCGCCGCCGCTTCCCCTCCCCGGCCACCGACAGCGCCGCCTTTGAACGGCCTCACCAGCCCTCGGAGCTCAGGGTCCGTCGTAACCGTCGCGCGCCCACCGGCAACCGTTCTCCCTTCAACCCCGTCATTGTCCTGCGCAGTCCGCCTGACGTACGAGGCGATGCAGACGGGGCCACCAGCAACAACTTTGAACTCTACTATGATGACGGCGCCGGATCCGGCCTCCGCCCTCTGCCGGAAAGCGTGTCGGACTTCTTGATGGACTCAGGGTTTGAGCGGCTACTGGACCAGCTCGCCCACATCGAGATCAATGGAACCGGTGTCAGTCGCGTCTTGGCGCACCTGCCGGCTTCGAAGGCTGCCATCGAGTCAATGCCCACCATTGAGATAAGCGACGGCCACATCATAAGGGAATCCCATTGCGCTGTGTGCAAGGAGCCCTTTGTGTTCGGAACCGAGGCCTGTGAGATGCCCTGCAAGCACATCTACCATCAAGATTGCATCTTGCCGTGGCTCTCGCTCAGGAATTCTTGCCCTGTTTGCCGCCATGAGATGCCTATGGATGTACCAGAAGAGGACGACAATGGCGAGGAGATGGTGGGGTTAACCATATGGAGGCTTCCGGGCGGTGGTTTCGCTGTAGGCAGGTATACAGGAGGCAGGAGAGCAGAAGGGGAGCTGCCGGTTGTTTACACAGAGATGGATGGTGAACTCAACTCCAGGATGGCTCCAAGGAGAATGTCATCGTCCTCGCGAGGGAGTCGACCAAGGGAGGATGGAGGAATTAGTGTTTTCTCATTTTTCAGGCATTTGCGATCTCCTTCCTCGTCATTGAGGCTGAGCTCCGAACCTCTTCCTACCTATACACCTTTACTTACACGCAGAAGGAGTTCCCGGAGACGCAACACCAATTGGGGATTGGAGGCTGGTAATGCCAATACAATTGCAAGATCGTAA